A stretch of Acidobacteriota bacterium DNA encodes these proteins:
- a CDS encoding type II toxin-antitoxin system prevent-host-death family antitoxin translates to MAVPATVGARELKTRLGRYLNRVRQGDTLVVTDRNEPVAELRPIGDPRDPAAARLARLAAGGGLTLPTRRGLARIAPARLAKGSAWAAVAADRDDRG, encoded by the coding sequence ATGGCTGTCCCAGCGACCGTGGGCGCCCGGGAGTTGAAGACCAGGCTCGGCCGGTACCTCAACCGCGTCCGGCAGGGCGACACGCTCGTCGTCACCGACCGGAACGAGCCCGTGGCCGAGCTGCGCCCCATCGGCGACCCGCGCGATCCGGCGGCGGCGCGGCTGGCCAGGCTGGCGGCCGGCGGCGGCCTCACCCTCCCCACGCGCCGGGGCCTCGCCAGGATCGCGCCCGCGCGGCTGGCGAAGGGGTCGGCGTGGGCGGCCGTGGCCGCCGACCGGGACGACCGCGGCTGA
- a CDS encoding type II toxin-antitoxin system VapC family toxin: protein MIFADASALVKRYVRERHSAAVRRWLAAGPVAVSRLSEVEVPSALTRLVRERRLSAGARDRLLGAFAADLAAWHIVEVTADITAMARTALLRHDLRAGDAVQLASALWLRQAMPLTGLLAFDTRLVTAARSEQLAMPVPPAGRSRARGPA from the coding sequence ATGATCTTCGCCGACGCCAGCGCACTCGTGAAGCGCTACGTGCGCGAACGGCACAGTGCGGCGGTCAGGCGGTGGCTGGCAGCCGGCCCGGTCGCCGTCAGCCGGCTCTCCGAGGTCGAGGTGCCCTCGGCGCTGACGCGCCTCGTGCGCGAGCGCCGATTGAGCGCCGGTGCCCGAGATCGGCTCCTTGGCGCGTTCGCCGCCGACCTCGCCGCGTGGCACATCGTCGAGGTGACCGCCGACATCACGGCGATGGCACGCACAGCACTTCTCCGTCACGACCTTCGGGCGGGCGACGCCGTGCAATTGGCGAGCGCCCTGTGGCTGCGCCAGGCGATGCCGCTCACCGGCCTGCTGGCGTTCGACACCCGGCTGGTGACCGCGGCTCGATCGGAGCAGCTGGCGATGCCCGTTCCACCGGCTGGCCGTTCTCGCGCGCGCGGTCCCGCCTGA
- a CDS encoding DUF5615 family PIN-like protein produces MRLLANENIPGPVVRGLRERGHDVLWAREALSGEPDHVLLSRAQAERRVTVTCDTDFGKLAFRSGLPAECGVVLLRIDWSDPSADNAFALATLTSRADWAGVFAVVERDRIRVRPLPQARV; encoded by the coding sequence ATGCGTCTCCTGGCGAACGAGAACATTCCAGGACCGGTGGTCCGGGGTCTGCGCGAACGAGGGCACGACGTTCTCTGGGCCAGGGAAGCCCTCTCGGGCGAACCCGACCACGTCCTCCTTTCGCGTGCTCAGGCGGAACGGCGAGTCACCGTCACGTGTGACACGGATTTCGGGAAGCTGGCGTTCCGCTCTGGCCTGCCCGCTGAATGCGGAGTGGTGCTGCTACGGATCGACTGGTCGGACCCGAGCGCGGACAACGCATTCGCGCTGGCGACGCTGACGAGTCGCGCAGATTGGGCCGGCGTGTTTGCCGTCGTCGAGCGTGATCGCATTCGAGTCCGCCCCTTGCCGCAAGCTCGTGTCTGA
- a CDS encoding DUF433 domain-containing protein — MNWRERIVAHPDVLVGKPVIKGTRISVELVMELLAAGYTPQQVIDQYDHLTREDIQACLAYAREVVQSERVYAVNR, encoded by the coding sequence ATGAACTGGCGCGAGAGGATCGTTGCACACCCAGACGTCCTGGTGGGTAAGCCCGTGATAAAGGGCACGCGCATCAGCGTGGAACTGGTGATGGAGCTGCTCGCGGCAGGCTACACTCCCCAACAAGTCATCGACCAGTACGACCACCTGACGCGCGAAGACATCCAGGCTTGCCTCGCCTACGCGAGAGAAGTCGTTCAGTCGGAGCGCGTTTACGCCGTCAACCGCTAG
- a CDS encoding phospholipase: protein MRQTTTHLLPATVHGRYLLEEPATPTGRLLVGFHGYAETADTQLARLRALPGSDAWTLASIQALHPFYRGRSEEVVASWMTRLDRERAIADNIAYVRAVVAALRPRLPPGPTVYAGFSQGVAMAFRAALADEVEAAVLALGGDAPPELLEGDRSRWRGRVVLLARGSAEPWLSEARFAADIAALEAAGADVTRVVFEGGHEWNVAFCERAAPWLEARAHTKPTDA from the coding sequence ATGCGCCAGACGACGACGCACCTGCTGCCAGCGACAGTGCACGGGCGGTATCTGCTCGAGGAGCCGGCGACGCCGACCGGTCGCCTGCTCGTCGGCTTCCACGGCTACGCCGAGACCGCCGACACGCAGCTCGCCCGACTCCGCGCCCTCCCGGGCAGCGACGCGTGGACGCTCGCGTCGATTCAGGCGCTCCATCCCTTCTACCGCGGACGCAGCGAGGAGGTGGTGGCGAGCTGGATGACGCGCCTCGACCGGGAGCGCGCCATCGCCGACAACATCGCCTACGTCCGCGCGGTCGTTGCCGCCCTGCGGCCTCGCCTTCCGCCCGGCCCCACCGTCTACGCCGGCTTCTCGCAGGGCGTGGCGATGGCGTTCCGCGCCGCGCTCGCCGACGAGGTCGAGGCGGCGGTCCTCGCGCTCGGCGGCGACGCGCCGCCAGAGCTTCTCGAGGGCGATCGTTCACGATGGCGCGGCCGAGTGGTGCTGCTCGCCCGCGGCAGCGCCGAGCCCTGGCTCTCCGAGGCGCGGTTTGCTGCAGACATCGCCGCGCTCGAGGCAGCGGGCGCCGACGTCACGCGGGTTGTCTTCGAGGGCGGCCACGAGTGGAACGTGGCGTTCTGCGAGCGCGCGGCGCCGTGGCTCGAGGCGCGCGCCCACACGAAGCCCACCGACGCCTGA
- a CDS encoding nucleic acid-binding protein, translating into MNAAFVDTGGWMTRADRADPAHLACSAARDSTLEAGRILITTDFVVDETLTLIRFRLGLATANAWWQQIDRSARLRWERVESDRFERARTLFFQFRDKDLSFTDCTSIVVVQELKLKTVITTARHFHQMEFDVLPAGRARRARKPRRS; encoded by the coding sequence ATGAACGCCGCGTTCGTCGACACAGGCGGTTGGATGACCCGTGCCGATCGGGCCGATCCGGCACACTTGGCGTGCTCCGCCGCTCGTGATTCCACTCTCGAAGCCGGTCGGATCCTGATTACGACCGACTTCGTCGTCGATGAGACGCTGACGCTGATTCGATTTCGCCTGGGGCTCGCCACCGCGAATGCCTGGTGGCAGCAGATCGACCGAAGCGCGCGGCTGCGATGGGAGCGTGTCGAGAGCGACCGATTCGAACGGGCGCGCACGCTGTTCTTCCAGTTTCGGGACAAGGACCTGTCGTTCACGGACTGCACGAGCATCGTCGTTGTGCAGGAACTGAAGCTGAAGACCGTGATCACCACCGCCCGTCACTTTCACCAGATGGAATTCGACGTGCTGCCCGCTGGGCGCGCCCGAAGAGCGCGCAAGCCGCGGCGCTCCTGA
- a CDS encoding PIN domain-containing protein: MSPVFVDTSALLALMNTKDAQHARAVRAFDALRARRAPLLSTSFVLVETYALVGRRFGLDAVGSFRVDFAPLVEVVWIDEGLHETGLDLLVDRRSRSLSLVDAVSFVVMRQRGIDEAFAFDPHFAQEGFTLVA, from the coding sequence GTGAGTCCGGTCTTCGTCGACACCTCCGCCCTCCTGGCCCTGATGAACACGAAGGACGCGCAGCACGCCCGTGCCGTGCGGGCCTTCGACGCGCTTCGCGCACGGCGCGCGCCTCTGCTCTCGACCTCGTTCGTCCTCGTTGAAACGTACGCCCTGGTCGGACGGCGATTCGGGCTCGACGCGGTCGGAAGCTTCCGGGTCGACTTCGCGCCGCTCGTCGAGGTCGTCTGGATCGACGAGGGGCTCCACGAGACCGGGCTCGATCTCCTGGTCGATCGCCGATCGCGTTCGTTGAGCCTGGTCGATGCGGTGTCGTTCGTGGTGATGCGCCAGCGCGGGATCGACGAAGCGTTCGCCTTCGACCCGCACTTCGCGCAGGAAGGCTTCACGCTCGTCGCGTGA
- a CDS encoding ribbon-helix-helix protein, CopG family — MVRTQIQLTEQQARRLRALARERGVSLAEVIRRCVDAGLAGDGHDRAARYDRAARVVGRFADRRGARDLATRHDRYLDEAYE, encoded by the coding sequence GTGGTCAGGACCCAGATTCAGCTCACCGAACAGCAGGCGCGACGGCTGCGCGCCCTGGCGCGCGAGCGCGGCGTGTCGCTCGCCGAGGTCATCAGGCGCTGTGTGGACGCCGGACTGGCCGGCGACGGGCACGATCGCGCCGCGCGCTACGACCGTGCCGCGCGGGTGGTCGGGCGGTTCGCCGACCGCCGGGGGGCGCGTGACCTCGCGACCCGCCACGACCGGTACCTCGACGAGGCCTACGAGTGA
- a CDS encoding PaaI family thioesterase — protein MTDGHSARERADLINALPDGWARAMGLRFVEATRDHLTAELTIGPQHLQPYGLVHGGVYAGIVEALASVGAALDVMPRGKSAVGLENHTSFVAACREGTLHARATPVTRGWRTQVWEVAIRDATNRLLATGRVRLLILDAESAVAGGSLAIRDE, from the coding sequence ATGACCGACGGACACAGCGCACGAGAGCGGGCCGACCTGATCAACGCCCTGCCCGACGGCTGGGCCCGCGCGATGGGCCTGCGCTTCGTCGAGGCCACGCGCGACCACCTCACCGCGGAACTGACGATCGGCCCGCAGCACCTCCAGCCGTACGGCCTCGTGCACGGCGGCGTCTACGCGGGAATCGTCGAGGCGCTGGCCAGCGTGGGCGCCGCGCTCGACGTCATGCCTCGCGGAAAGAGCGCCGTCGGGCTCGAGAACCACACGTCGTTCGTCGCCGCGTGCCGCGAGGGGACGCTCCACGCCAGGGCCACGCCCGTCACGCGGGGCTGGCGCACGCAGGTCTGGGAGGTCGCCATCAGGGACGCCACGAACCGATTGCTGGCCACGGGCCGCGTGCGGCTGCTGATCCTCGACGCGGAGAGCGCCGTGGCGGGCGGGTCGCTGGCTATCCGCGACGAGTGA
- a CDS encoding cupin domain-containing protein, translating to MNVRIGGSVVAVLLAAGCASEPRTESPADASAPAPATEVVAPVGDDRGRTPWVVNIDELTVNNADFRSVRWTGQFLQMTVMSLAPGEEIGLEQHDDIDQFLRIEQGRARVVMGRSQEAMTFDEQVEDDWAILVPAGYWHNVINTGDTALKLYSIYAPPEHRAGTVHATAADSAADHHHD from the coding sequence ATGAACGTGCGGATCGGCGGATCTGTGGTCGCCGTGCTTCTGGCGGCCGGGTGTGCCAGCGAGCCGAGGACCGAATCTCCGGCAGACGCGTCGGCTCCCGCGCCGGCCACCGAGGTCGTGGCTCCTGTGGGCGACGACCGAGGGCGCACGCCCTGGGTGGTGAACATCGACGAGCTGACCGTGAACAACGCCGACTTCCGGTCGGTCCGCTGGACCGGGCAGTTCCTGCAGATGACCGTGATGTCGCTCGCGCCGGGCGAGGAGATCGGACTCGAGCAGCACGACGACATCGACCAGTTCCTTCGCATCGAACAGGGTCGCGCCCGGGTCGTCATGGGTCGCTCGCAGGAGGCGATGACGTTCGACGAGCAGGTCGAGGACGACTGGGCGATCCTCGTGCCCGCCGGCTACTGGCACAACGTGATCAACACGGGCGACACCGCCCTCAAGCTCTACTCGATTTACGCGCCACCGGAGCATCGAGCCGGCACGGTCCATGCGACGGCAGCGGACTCCGCCGCGGATCATCATCACGACTGA
- a CDS encoding c-type cytochrome, protein MTTTKTTLLVAASLSLFAGAMARAVSTTPHVGRAVGERAAQVERGEYLVNAMSCHDCHTPWKEGPNGPEPDMSRALTGHPADLVMPPPARLEAPWVWSAAGTNTAFAGPWGVSFTANLTPDPETGLGLWTEDIFIATMKTGRHEGKGRPLLPPMPYFSVAALTDEDMRAVFAYLQSLPPVRNRVPAPIDPPESQQ, encoded by the coding sequence ATGACCACCACCAAGACCACGCTGCTCGTCGCCGCCTCCCTGTCCTTGTTCGCCGGCGCCATGGCCCGCGCCGTGTCGACCACGCCGCACGTCGGACGCGCGGTCGGCGAACGCGCGGCCCAGGTGGAGCGCGGGGAGTACCTGGTCAACGCGATGAGCTGCCACGACTGCCACACGCCCTGGAAGGAAGGCCCGAACGGGCCGGAACCCGACATGTCGCGGGCGCTCACGGGGCATCCGGCCGATCTCGTCATGCCGCCGCCCGCGCGGCTCGAGGCGCCGTGGGTCTGGAGCGCGGCCGGAACGAACACTGCCTTCGCCGGCCCCTGGGGCGTGAGCTTCACGGCGAATCTGACGCCCGACCCGGAGACGGGCCTGGGGCTCTGGACCGAGGACATCTTCATCGCCACGATGAAGACCGGACGACACGAGGGCAAGGGACGTCCGCTGTTGCCGCCCATGCCCTATTTCAGCGTGGCGGCGCTGACAGACGAGGACATGCGGGCGGTCTTCGCCTACCTGCAGTCACTCCCCCCGGTGCGCAACCGGGTGCCGGCGCCCATCGACCCGCCGGAGTCGCAGCAGTGA
- a CDS encoding GAF domain-containing protein, with translation MSVTLESLAICFQGLLPALLFTSSQDGVPNAAYLSHVDYVDPSHVALSFQFFSKSRRNIEENPFARVIVLDPDTGQGWSLRLKYVRSETTGPVFERMDLRIEAIASYCGLKGIFKLRAADIYEVLDVEAVPEEKGTRCAERHTAQANHPIFTIRALQDFGERIQRADSLESLVDSILAGLEESFGFRHSMILVPAEDEGVLVTIATRGYAHDGAGAEVRVGEGICGMVAEARKPIRISGLMRGMLYAMAMHRQAHEPSGLSPRWRIPLPGHANPESQLGVPLLVRNELVGVLCLESEVPYRFHEEDKASIELLGSYLAIAIQNMQLQQRAGEALVEGLAAVPPDVPVSGGPEPGMVVVPADRIAGSPQGVAAAPSRATEPRPRREVVYYEDDECILVDGEYLIRSLPARILWRLLTTYDATGRLEFTNRELRLDKSLNLPEWKDNLESRLLLLRRRLDQKCPDIRLVPRARGRFALVLQSDVALSSRP, from the coding sequence ATGAGCGTCACGCTCGAGTCGCTGGCGATCTGCTTCCAGGGGCTGCTGCCGGCCCTGCTCTTCACCTCGTCCCAGGACGGGGTGCCGAATGCCGCCTACTTGAGCCACGTCGACTACGTCGATCCGTCGCACGTGGCGTTGTCCTTTCAGTTCTTCAGCAAGAGCCGGCGCAACATCGAGGAGAACCCGTTCGCGCGCGTGATCGTGCTCGACCCCGACACGGGCCAGGGATGGAGCCTGCGGCTGAAGTACGTCCGCTCCGAGACCACGGGGCCGGTGTTCGAGCGCATGGATCTGCGCATCGAGGCCATTGCGTCGTACTGCGGTCTCAAGGGCATCTTCAAGCTGCGCGCGGCCGACATCTACGAGGTGCTCGACGTCGAGGCGGTTCCCGAGGAAAAGGGCACGCGTTGCGCGGAGCGCCACACGGCCCAGGCCAACCACCCCATCTTCACCATTCGGGCGCTTCAGGACTTCGGCGAGCGGATTCAGCGCGCCGACTCGCTCGAATCGCTCGTCGACTCGATCCTCGCCGGTCTCGAGGAGAGCTTCGGCTTCCGCCACTCGATGATCCTCGTGCCGGCCGAGGACGAGGGCGTGCTCGTCACGATCGCCACGCGCGGGTACGCCCACGACGGCGCCGGGGCCGAGGTCCGCGTAGGCGAGGGCATCTGCGGCATGGTCGCGGAGGCCCGCAAGCCCATCCGGATCTCGGGGCTGATGCGCGGCATGCTCTACGCGATGGCGATGCACCGCCAGGCGCACGAGCCGTCGGGCCTGTCGCCGCGGTGGCGGATTCCGCTGCCGGGCCATGCCAACCCCGAGAGCCAGCTCGGCGTGCCGCTGCTCGTGCGCAACGAGCTCGTCGGCGTGTTGTGTCTCGAGAGCGAGGTGCCGTACCGCTTTCACGAAGAAGACAAGGCGTCGATCGAGCTGCTCGGCAGCTACCTCGCCATCGCCATCCAGAACATGCAGCTCCAGCAGCGGGCCGGCGAGGCGCTCGTCGAGGGCCTCGCAGCGGTTCCACCCGACGTGCCCGTCTCCGGCGGCCCTGAGCCCGGCATGGTCGTGGTGCCCGCGGATCGGATCGCGGGCTCGCCCCAGGGCGTCGCAGCGGCGCCGTCGCGCGCGACCGAACCGCGGCCAAGACGCGAGGTCGTCTACTACGAAGACGACGAGTGCATCCTCGTCGATGGGGAGTACCTCATCCGCAGTCTTCCCGCCCGCATCCTCTGGCGCCTGCTGACGACGTACGACGCCACCGGGCGGCTGGAGTTCACCAACCGCGAGCTGCGGCTCGACAAGTCGTTGAACCTGCCCGAGTGGAAGGACAACCTCGAGAGCCGGCTGCTGCTGTTGCGCCGGCGGCTCGATCAGAAGTGCCCGGACATCCGGCTGGTCCCGCGTGCGCGCGGGCGGTTCGCACTGGTACTCCAGAGCGACGTGGCGCTCTCTTCGAGGCCCTGA
- a CDS encoding DUF3303 family protein has translation MKFMVTWRVHSDKRHELMKHWCTLTPEQRAETPPGVKLLGRWHNEAEFTGVAIVETSDTAALSLFLIQWNHSMDMDIAPVLEDEESAAVGRQALGL, from the coding sequence ATGAAGTTCATGGTGACCTGGCGAGTCCACTCCGACAAGCGGCACGAGTTGATGAAGCACTGGTGCACGCTGACCCCCGAGCAGCGAGCCGAGACGCCGCCCGGCGTCAAGCTGCTCGGGCGCTGGCACAACGAAGCCGAGTTCACCGGGGTGGCCATCGTCGAGACGAGCGACACGGCGGCGCTGTCGCTGTTCCTGATCCAGTGGAACCACTCCATGGACATGGACATCGCTCCGGTCCTCGAAGACGAGGAATCGGCGGCGGTAGGGAGACAGGCTCTCGGTCTCTGA
- a CDS encoding DUF3011 domain-containing protein — protein MSGTSRTPVRLFAVTAIALMPAASPLHARQPFVPPDDVRAMMLEACQVDVARDVANHAQGQGFGFGANATLDADTVSFVQDRRDRIRFEGAGEFRYGAEYLPQPMTFSCEWDQKRNRLRRGSYRIAKDADTTALPPDKAAAVEACKRGVRSNLEEMARRRSYWSPTLEVRPGVRFGEAARGLLLTGEATYKLDNVQEKETVIGYRCVWDAEGASVVDLQTSRRDSWQRDLGTVTCESRNRARRTCSAPVRGSVRVRSNLSDTRCAQGVNWSWSSREIVVWDGCRATFEFEMR, from the coding sequence ATGTCCGGAACGTCGAGGACGCCGGTCCGTCTGTTCGCCGTCACCGCGATCGCCCTGATGCCGGCGGCGTCGCCCCTGCACGCGCGCCAGCCGTTCGTGCCGCCCGACGACGTCCGCGCCATGATGCTCGAGGCGTGTCAGGTCGACGTGGCGCGCGACGTCGCCAACCACGCCCAGGGCCAGGGGTTCGGCTTCGGGGCGAACGCCACGCTCGACGCGGACACCGTGAGCTTCGTGCAGGACAGGCGTGACCGCATCCGATTCGAGGGCGCCGGTGAGTTCAGGTACGGCGCGGAGTACCTGCCGCAGCCGATGACGTTCTCCTGCGAGTGGGACCAGAAGAGGAACCGGCTGCGACGGGGCAGCTACCGCATCGCGAAGGACGCCGACACCACCGCGCTCCCGCCCGACAAGGCTGCGGCCGTCGAGGCCTGCAAGCGTGGCGTCCGCTCGAACCTGGAGGAGATGGCCCGCCGCCGCAGCTACTGGAGCCCGACGCTGGAAGTGCGTCCTGGCGTGCGCTTCGGGGAGGCGGCGCGAGGACTCCTGTTGACCGGCGAGGCGACCTACAAGCTCGACAACGTTCAGGAGAAGGAGACGGTGATCGGGTACCGCTGCGTGTGGGACGCCGAGGGTGCCAGCGTGGTGGATCTGCAGACCTCCCGTCGGGACTCGTGGCAGCGGGATCTCGGGACGGTGACCTGCGAGTCGCGCAACCGCGCGCGCCGGACGTGCAGCGCCCCGGTGCGCGGATCGGTGCGCGTACGGTCGAACCTGAGCGACACCCGCTGCGCCCAAGGCGTCAACTGGTCGTGGTCGTCACGCGAGATCGTCGTCTGGGACGGCTGCCGCGCCACCTTCGAGTTCGAGATGCGCTGA
- a CDS encoding HAD family hydrolase: MVPYDTIDTVFLDVGNTLISIDFDWVADELDRRGLSVTAEALRRAEAAARPGYSRQLFVEGVEPGVDLFGRYLAAIFARLDGAHAAGVGQLAALADELRPVLRPGGRASALWRSVMPRVPEALERLRALGLRLLVVSNSDGTAEHSLETAGLRRHVDAVVDSALVGFEKPDPRIFHHALALCGADAGRTLHVGDLYHADVAGARGAGVHAVLLDPYDDWPDVDCERFPDVWAVAEALAVSRAR, from the coding sequence GTGGTGCCCTACGACACGATCGACACCGTTTTCCTCGACGTCGGCAACACCCTGATCTCGATTGACTTCGACTGGGTGGCCGACGAGCTCGATCGGCGGGGTCTCTCCGTGACGGCCGAGGCCCTGCGCCGGGCCGAGGCGGCCGCGCGACCCGGTTACTCGCGACAACTGTTCGTGGAGGGGGTCGAACCAGGGGTCGATCTCTTCGGCCGCTACCTCGCCGCGATCTTCGCCAGGCTCGACGGGGCACACGCGGCCGGAGTCGGGCAACTCGCGGCGCTCGCCGACGAACTCCGGCCCGTGCTGCGCCCTGGCGGCCGCGCGAGCGCGTTGTGGCGATCGGTGATGCCTCGTGTGCCCGAGGCGCTCGAGCGGCTCCGCGCCCTCGGCCTCAGGCTGCTCGTCGTCAGCAACTCCGACGGGACGGCCGAACACAGCCTCGAGACCGCCGGCCTGCGCCGTCACGTCGACGCGGTCGTCGACTCGGCGCTCGTCGGGTTCGAGAAGCCCGACCCGCGGATCTTCCACCACGCCCTGGCGCTGTGCGGCGCCGACGCGGGGCGCACGCTGCACGTCGGCGATTTGTACCATGCCGACGTCGCGGGCGCGCGCGGCGCCGGCGTGCACGCCGTGCTGCTCGACCCGTACGACGATTGGCCAGACGTCGACTGCGAGCGCTTTCCGGATGTCTGGGCGGTGGCCGAGGCGCTGGCGGTCTCCAGGGCCCGCTGA
- a CDS encoding amidohydrolase family protein, with product MPLTFRNVRSLLRRVVASAAFAAALVAPSSAGAQNLDLVNATLIDGTGMPPRAGVHVRIRDGRIYAIDTTLPAVDPAVRRVDLSGRYLLPGFIDAHAHLDSPDAARRALASGVTTVRVLGDAHLRALGTRELIRAGHVPGPELLVASSIVRPRPGVAFYQTYPQFGATIDGELRGPETIAAVVQAMIDRGVDVIKVGASERAGLASTDPRRPELTEDEIRAAVETARAAGRFVAAHAHAREGAAAAVRAGVRSIEHGTYVDDDTLAEMRKRRTFFVPTLAVMSDLGDPRGNSADDITLQVRTYHMMAPLREAVRKAKALGIVVAASTDGSYGDGDDTARIRIAHEIEMLVRHCGFTPLEAIEAATSSGARVLGIDSRTGAVQPGLEADLLVFERDPIEDTTVLFDPLVVMSNGVVVVGSL from the coding sequence ATGCCTCTCACCTTCCGGAACGTCAGGTCCCTGCTGCGTCGCGTCGTCGCGTCGGCGGCGTTCGCCGCCGCGCTCGTTGCGCCCTCGTCCGCCGGTGCGCAGAACCTCGATCTCGTCAACGCCACGCTCATCGACGGCACGGGGATGCCACCACGGGCCGGCGTGCACGTTCGCATTCGTGACGGGAGGATCTACGCCATCGACACCACGCTGCCGGCGGTCGACCCGGCGGTCCGCCGCGTCGATCTGAGCGGACGCTACCTCCTGCCGGGATTCATCGACGCGCACGCGCACCTCGACTCGCCCGACGCCGCGCGCCGGGCGCTCGCTTCGGGCGTGACGACGGTCCGGGTGCTCGGTGACGCGCACCTGCGCGCGCTCGGCACGCGCGAGCTGATCCGCGCGGGTCACGTGCCGGGCCCCGAACTGCTCGTTGCGAGCAGCATCGTCCGCCCCCGTCCCGGCGTCGCCTTCTACCAGACCTATCCGCAGTTCGGCGCGACGATCGACGGTGAGCTGCGTGGCCCGGAGACCATCGCGGCAGTCGTGCAGGCGATGATCGACCGGGGCGTCGACGTCATCAAGGTCGGTGCGAGCGAGCGCGCCGGTCTCGCGTCGACCGACCCCAGGCGGCCGGAACTGACCGAGGACGAGATTCGCGCCGCGGTCGAGACGGCCCGCGCGGCTGGACGCTTCGTCGCGGCGCACGCTCACGCCCGCGAGGGCGCGGCGGCCGCCGTGCGTGCAGGCGTGCGCAGCATCGAACACGGCACCTACGTCGACGACGACACGCTGGCGGAGATGCGCAAGCGCCGCACGTTCTTCGTGCCGACGCTGGCGGTGATGAGCGATCTCGGCGACCCCCGCGGCAACAGCGCCGACGACATCACGCTGCAGGTGCGCACCTACCACATGATGGCGCCGCTCAGGGAGGCCGTGCGCAAGGCGAAGGCCCTCGGCATCGTCGTCGCCGCGTCGACCGACGGCTCGTACGGCGACGGCGACGACACCGCGCGCATCCGCATCGCGCACGAGATCGAGATGCTCGTGCGGCATTGCGGGTTCACGCCCCTCGAGGCGATCGAGGCGGCCACGTCCTCGGGGGCCCGCGTGCTCGGCATCGACTCGCGCACGGGGGCGGTGCAGCCGGGCCTCGAGGCCGACCTCCTCGTCTTCGAGCGGGACCCCATCGAAGACACGACGGTCCTGTTCGACCCGCTGGTCGTCATGTCGAACGGCGTCGTCGTCGTTGGCAGTCTGTGA
- a CDS encoding TSUP family transporter, whose amino-acid sequence MEFVLVPLAAFVASGLTMFSGFGLGTLLLPVFALFVPIELAVVATAIVHGANNVLKASLLGRWADREVVVRFGVPAVGAALVGAWVLATFSAFDPVATYPLGGHTAVVRPIGLLMGCVMAGFAGIELHPRFDRLEFDRRYLPLGGVLSGFFGGLSGHQGALRSAFLAKVGISPQGFVGTNAVIGLLVDLTRLSVYAALVTGGRFAALAGPREVWLIGLGACAAFAGVLVGRRLLPKVTMRVVQRLTGGLLLLIAVLLGAGLI is encoded by the coding sequence GTGGAGTTCGTGCTGGTCCCGCTCGCCGCCTTCGTCGCCTCGGGCCTGACCATGTTCTCGGGGTTCGGGCTCGGGACGTTGTTGCTGCCGGTCTTCGCGCTGTTTGTCCCGATCGAGCTCGCGGTGGTGGCGACGGCCATCGTTCACGGCGCCAACAACGTCCTGAAGGCGTCGCTGCTCGGCCGGTGGGCCGACCGTGAGGTCGTCGTGCGCTTCGGCGTCCCCGCCGTTGGCGCCGCGCTGGTCGGCGCCTGGGTGCTCGCGACGTTCTCGGCGTTCGACCCCGTGGCGACCTACCCGCTCGGTGGACACACGGCGGTGGTCAGGCCGATCGGTCTGCTGATGGGGTGTGTGATGGCCGGCTTCGCCGGCATCGAGCTGCACCCTCGCTTCGACCGGCTCGAGTTCGACCGCCGTTACCTGCCGCTCGGTGGCGTGCTGTCGGGATTCTTCGGTGGTCTGTCAGGACATCAAGGCGCACTGCGTTCGGCGTTTCTCGCGAAGGTCGGGATCTCGCCGCAAGGCTTCGTCGGGACGAACGCCGTCATCGGGCTGCTCGTGGACCTGACGCGACTGTCCGTGTACGCGGCCCTGGTGACGGGCGGACGGTTCGCCGCGCTCGCGGGACCACGCGAGGTGTGGCTCATCGGTCTGGGCGCCTGCGCCGCCTTCGCCGGCGTGCTCGTCGGCAGGCGCCTGCTGCCGAAGGTCACGATGCGCGTCGTCCAGCGGCTGACGGGTGGGCTGCTGCTGCTCATCGCCGTGCTGCTCGGCGCCGGGCTGATCTGA